The window AATATTGGGCTCATTAGACTTTGGGATTTAGGTATCCGGCAAGCGTTTCGTCCTTGAGAAAAAAATAATCCGAAACCACATCCAGCATAGCTGTGTAATAAATATTTTTGTTCACTCCAAGTCCGGTAAAGGTGACCACATAGCCCTGACCGTGCTCAAGCCTTGAAAAAACCAGTCCGAATAAGGTGGAGTGGATCCAGGGCTGGCCGCTCGAATCGTTCAGACCGATCCGGCAGTTTACCAGCAGGGTTGCAGGCTGCAGTTTATTAAACTCCAAGGCATAGTGTATCGGAAGATTTACGATTCCAAAGCCAAGGAGATCGATGAGTACGTTCACCGTCTTTTTCGTTTTTCTGCTCATTTTTTATTGCATTTTGGTCCGTTCAAGGCCAACGTTTTTCTTAAACCCGGGGGCCATCACATTGGACCGTTTGTCTGCTTTTTATAAAGGGAACGCGCAATGAGTACAATTAGGATATTTTTTAATTAAACATCAAATTCATCCTTCCAAAAGACCGTTTTTTTGCTGTAAAGAGCCTGGTTTGCGAGATGTACACTTATGGCTGTTCTTGCACCAGTAAGTACATTGCTGCCGGGAAGGGATTTTTCTACGATTTTTTTGTGAAAATCCTCAAAAGCATATACCGTGCCGTCTTGGGTAGGTTGCGGCAAAATGGGATTGCCCCCGTCCTTTTCCCAGACAATCCGGCTTGCACCTGTTACTCCGTCTACTGTCTCCTTATTGATAAATGCATGTTTTTCAGGATAGAATAGCCCACGGTCAACTAGCAAGGATACTGTTCCTAATGTACCCTTTATTTTAAACAGATAACCATCATGTGAATTGCCGCACATCGCTCCAAAGTTGCCGATCAGCCCCAGACGGGAATAGCGAAGCATGACCTGGACATTATCAAAAGTTTCTCTTCCGTCCTGATATACATCAATACCTCCTGTTGCAGAAAACTCATCAGGATGCGTATCGAACAACCAGTTTATAAAGTCGATCTGATGTGAGAGTAACTCGGCGACCAGACCACCTGAGTAAGCTTTATACATACGCCAGTTAACCGCCCGTTCGAGTCCTTTGTCTGGGACATCTTTTCTCCAGTTGCCGTTGCGATCCCACCGGCAGTCGACCTGAGTCACCTTACCAAGGTATCCTTTGCTTACCATTTCTTTTACCCGAAAATATAATGGAGAATACCGGTACTGATGTCCAACCTGAAGTATTTGTTCTTTCCTAGCTTTCATTATTTTTACCAGGTCAAGTGCCTCATTGATAGTATAAGTCATTGTTTTTTCCAAGTACAGGTGAAAACCTTTTTTAATAACTTCTAGGGCTATGGGATAATGCATATTTAGAGGCACCGCAACTACAACTGCATCCAGATTTCCCGCTTTTAACATTTCTTCATATGCACTATATGCTTTCCAGTGAGTGCCGGTCATGATTTTCCGGGCCTGGACAAGACGAAAATCCAGAAAATCACAAACAGCGGAGACCCGGAACTTATCAGGCATCCCCTTTAAGATATGAATGATTCCTTTTCCCCTATCTCCGCACCCAATAATCCCGATGCGGACAGGAGTCGAACCAAGCTCAGTTGCGTTTAGCCTGTTTATACTTAAAAGCCCTGCAGCGAGAAAACTGCTGCGTTTTAAAAACACTCTTCTTTGCATAGTTGTCATTTTATTTTAGCCTATAAAGAAAATTCTGCGGGCTTAAAATTAACATAAAGCGGGGTGGTATTTGTTTCATTTCCTAGCCATTTCGTCTCATTTTTAAAGAAGGACAGGGGAATTTATGAACATTCAGAACCCAGACCTGA is drawn from Pedobacter mucosus and contains these coding sequences:
- a CDS encoding Gfo/Idh/MocA family protein, with translation MQRRVFLKRSSFLAAGLLSINRLNATELGSTPVRIGIIGCGDRGKGIIHILKGMPDKFRVSAVCDFLDFRLVQARKIMTGTHWKAYSAYEEMLKAGNLDAVVVAVPLNMHYPIALEVIKKGFHLYLEKTMTYTINEALDLVKIMKARKEQILQVGHQYRYSPLYFRVKEMVSKGYLGKVTQVDCRWDRNGNWRKDVPDKGLERAVNWRMYKAYSGGLVAELLSHQIDFINWLFDTHPDEFSATGGIDVYQDGRETFDNVQVMLRYSRLGLIGNFGAMCGNSHDGYLFKIKGTLGTVSLLVDRGLFYPEKHAFINKETVDGVTGASRIVWEKDGGNPILPQPTQDGTVYAFEDFHKKIVEKSLPGSNVLTGARTAISVHLANQALYSKKTVFWKDEFDV